A window of Halovivax gelatinilyticus genomic DNA:
TCAAGCAGGTGCTGGCCGACCCGGAGACCAGGGGAACGATCCTGATTCCGCTCGGCATCTTGCTCTTGATCTATCCGCTTGCACTCCTCGGAATGTTGCTCGACTATCCCGGCGTCGTCCTCGGCGCGACGTCGACGCTGCTCGGGCTCTATCTCATCTCGCGAGGACTCGGTCTCGGCGCCTACCTCGACGGAGCCGCAGATCGCCTCCGTCGATCGCTGTACGCCGGCCGGACGACGCTCATCGCCTACGTCGTCGCCGTCGCGCTCGTCGTCATCGGCACCGTCAACGGATTCGAGACGATCGAGTCGGCCGAAGCCGGCGGCCAAGCGCTCGACATTCCGCTGACCGCGAGCGCGTTCCTGTTCGGATCGATCCACTGGTTCGCCGCGGCCGGGCTCACCACCAGCCTCGGCCAGATCACCGACGAGTACATCGCCGGACGGCTCGAGTGGCGCTACCTCAACGCGCCGTTTTACGTCCTGGCGATCGCCCTCGTCATCCACGCCGTCACGGGCTTCTTCTTAGACGAACTCACGCTCAGCTACCTCGCGACGGCGATCACCGCCGGAACCTTACTCGGCATCGTGAGTACGCTCACCTTCGCCGTGGCCGAAACGAGACTATCGGAGCGCTCGACGACGAACGCCGCCGAATACGGCGATTGACTCGTCACCGCTCGCGCTCGACGACGAACGCCGCGAGATCGAGCAGGTACCGCGTTGCGTGCTCGCTCGTCGAATCCACCCGCTCTAGCGCGGCGATAGCCAGATCGGACTGGGCGCGGGCACGCTCGTTCGCCGCCTCCGGCGACAGGTCGGTCACCTGTAACAGCGAGGGGCGATCGAGCGTCTCGTCGATTCCCGTCGGTTTGCCGAGCGTCTCCGGATCGGCGACGGCGTCGAGGACGTCGTCGCGAATCTGGAAGGCAATTCCGACGCGCTCTGCGTACTCACCGAGCGC
This region includes:
- a CDS encoding DUF373 family protein, whose translation is MLLVLCVDLDDDLGRKAGFSTPVIGRGPVEEAALALATADPEDSDANVIFQGLHIYDELDGRGESVEVAIVTGNEDGSVSASREIGDEVDTVLASLSTGEDVSSLVVTDGAQDESVLPVIRARVPIDGVRRVVVRQAQNLESMYFTIKQVLADPETRGTILIPLGILLLIYPLALLGMLLDYPGVVLGATSTLLGLYLISRGLGLGAYLDGAADRLRRSLYAGRTTLIAYVVAVALVVIGTVNGFETIESAEAGGQALDIPLTASAFLFGSIHWFAAAGLTTSLGQITDEYIAGRLEWRYLNAPFYVLAIALVIHAVTGFFLDELTLSYLATAITAGTLLGIVSTLTFAVAETRLSERSTTNAAEYGD